A single region of the candidate division KSB1 bacterium genome encodes:
- a CDS encoding CHAT domain-containing protein, whose protein sequence is MTKPTTTIAPSSPTKSAKSCTSTIFTLKPDDAFLLEANHFLEHDGLRDYRTHLALESDRTFTKRLGNHFYSSEEFLGLSGNVHVVRTPKGAGSLRVAAIPQPLKILVVVSNPSGEGEFDSERALAAIQEALDYSRRMGWVELDYLEEATFAHFQSRLAAFQPHVVHYIGHGGKNPPDAAAIQPPYSGKPGETYLAFAHDDGEVAPLYGKALKRLLADTPSVQLLVLSGCMTGQTAFSDALAGAGTALLRESHVAGLVVMQYSILVDTAIQFAKVFYEGVGRGESLSRGLTHVRQVLASSRGEHRADWGIPALYLRSPELQLVDPRAPRREVLSEVEGVSIGDLPVVAGFVGRTAELRQLRETVRHPQKPVIYIWGLGGIGKTSLTAKLIEKLEHEDAIEARRVIHCHQIEPTFAAVAEKLGSFISLQGKGGHAEAGLALQDSRNDIATRVALLNNAIKERRYLIVFDNFESLFSEKTPQIGRLADAPLQEFFTALFSHNWRSTFLFTCRYQWDLLTEEPGMNRFTCNLPLANCLLLHLQGLSPAQTRMLMKNLPALSKLTFNQQNQVLPLLLGHPHTIRLCDAYLQQYGLEKVLRNEEIFGRSGQAGGLIPQVQTLMFEQLGEYFLDGLWSRLNEAEKDVLGLLSVFRMNLSEKDPSQLITAPQARITLLNYSLLQRESGEDGPSYQVHPVVRGHVESKIDAEKRRGYHLRAVEFYVSLHEDILSQFKEIDIPKPELLAQIANLAAQRGQTQLAPTLTASLLEMHHHLFDAGESEQAFNIVDALKDFLLMAQREIFKELLFKSIASVEGIRNYFAKGNLAILLQQEGKWQEALVTYQECIDYFESIGAKEQIAQTISQQAQIYQNRGEYKKALELELQARKIFEETKDEKNLAVNYYIAAHSK, encoded by the coding sequence TTGACGAAGCCAACCACCACTATCGCGCCGTCATCACCAACGAAGTCGGCAAAGAGCTGCACAAGCACAATTTTTACCCTCAAGCCCGATGATGCTTTTCTGCTCGAAGCCAACCACTTTCTCGAACACGACGGCTTGCGTGACTATCGCACTCACCTCGCGCTCGAATCCGACCGCACTTTCACCAAGCGTTTGGGAAATCATTTCTACAGCAGCGAAGAGTTTCTCGGTCTCTCCGGCAACGTACACGTGGTGCGAACGCCCAAAGGCGCCGGCAGTTTGCGCGTTGCGGCGATTCCGCAGCCGCTGAAAATTTTGGTGGTGGTTTCCAATCCCAGCGGCGAGGGCGAATTTGACAGCGAGCGCGCGCTGGCCGCCATTCAAGAAGCGCTGGATTACAGCCGGCGCATGGGCTGGGTCGAGCTGGATTATCTCGAAGAGGCGACGTTTGCGCATTTCCAAAGCCGCCTTGCCGCGTTCCAACCGCACGTGGTGCACTACATCGGCCACGGCGGAAAAAATCCGCCGGACGCGGCCGCCATTCAGCCGCCCTATTCGGGAAAACCGGGCGAAACTTATCTCGCGTTTGCCCATGACGACGGCGAGGTCGCGCCGCTTTATGGCAAAGCGCTCAAACGCCTGCTCGCGGACACGCCCTCGGTGCAACTGCTGGTGCTCTCCGGCTGCATGACCGGCCAAACCGCGTTCAGCGATGCGCTGGCCGGCGCCGGCACCGCCCTGTTGCGCGAGTCTCACGTCGCGGGTCTGGTGGTGATGCAGTATTCCATTCTCGTCGATACCGCCATTCAATTTGCCAAAGTGTTTTACGAAGGAGTCGGTCGCGGGGAAAGCCTGAGCCGCGGCCTCACGCACGTGCGCCAAGTGTTGGCGAGCAGTCGCGGCGAGCACCGCGCTGATTGGGGCATTCCCGCGCTCTACCTGCGCTCGCCGGAGCTGCAGTTGGTCGATCCCCGCGCTCCGAGGCGCGAAGTCCTGAGCGAAGTCGAAGGGGTGAGCATCGGCGACTTGCCGGTGGTGGCCGGATTTGTCGGCCGCACGGCCGAGCTGCGCCAGTTGCGTGAAACGGTGCGCCATCCCCAAAAGCCGGTGATTTATATTTGGGGGTTGGGTGGCATCGGCAAGACCAGCTTGACCGCCAAGCTCATCGAAAAGCTGGAGCACGAAGACGCGATTGAAGCACGGCGGGTAATCCACTGCCACCAAATTGAGCCAACGTTCGCGGCGGTGGCGGAAAAGCTCGGCAGTTTCATCAGCTTGCAGGGCAAAGGCGGACACGCCGAAGCCGGATTAGCTCTGCAAGATAGCCGCAACGATATTGCCACACGCGTGGCGCTGCTCAACAACGCTATCAAAGAGCGCCGTTATCTTATTGTCTTTGATAATTTCGAATCGCTGTTCAGCGAAAAGACGCCGCAGATTGGCCGCCTCGCCGATGCGCCATTACAAGAATTTTTTACGGCGCTGTTCAGCCACAATTGGCGCAGCACATTTCTTTTCACCTGCCGTTATCAATGGGATTTGCTCACCGAAGAGCCGGGCATGAATCGCTTCACTTGCAACTTGCCTCTTGCCAATTGCCTCTTGCTCCACTTGCAAGGCCTGTCGCCGGCGCAAACGCGCATGTTGATGAAGAACCTGCCGGCGCTGAGCAAGCTGACGTTCAACCAGCAAAACCAAGTGTTGCCGCTGCTGCTCGGCCATCCGCACACCATTCGCTTGTGCGATGCTTATCTGCAGCAATATGGCCTCGAGAAAGTTTTGCGGAATGAGGAAATATTCGGAAGAAGCGGACAGGCCGGCGGCCTGATCCCACAAGTGCAAACCCTTATGTTTGAGCAATTGGGCGAATATTTTCTCGACGGCCTGTGGTCGCGGTTGAATGAGGCGGAAAAAGACGTGCTCGGCCTGCTCTCGGTGTTTCGCATGAATTTGAGCGAGAAAGATCCATCACAACTGATCACGGCGCCGCAGGCGCGGATCACTTTACTCAACTATTCTTTATTGCAGCGCGAAAGTGGCGAAGATGGCCCGAGTTATCAAGTGCATCCGGTGGTGCGCGGCCATGTGGAAAGCAAGATCGATGCGGAGAAGAGGCGAGGCTATCATTTGCGGGCGGTGGAGTTCTATGTGAGCCTGCATGAAGATATTTTGAGCCAATTCAAAGAAATTGACATACCCAAACCCGAACTATTGGCGCAAATTGCCAACCTCGCTGCCCAACGCGGTCAAACCCAACTTGCACCGACCCTGACCGCCAGCCTGCTGGAAATGCACCACCACCTGTTTGACGCTGGTGAGTCTGAGCAAGCTTTCAATATTGTTGATGCTCTTAAAGATTTCTTGCTAATGGCACAACGAGAAATTTTCAAGGAATTGTTATTTAAAAGTATTGCTTCAGTGGAAGGCATAAGAAATTACTTCGCCAAGGGCAACTTAGCCATCCTATTGCAGCAGGAGGGCAAATGGCAGGAGGCACTGGTTACCTATCAGGAATGCATTGATTATTTTGAGAGCATCGGTGCGAAAGAACAAATAGCGCAAACAATAAGCCAGCAGGCGCAAATATATCAGAACCGAGGCGAGTATAAGAAGGCGCTGGAATTGGAACTACAGGCGAGAAAGATATTTGAAGAAACTAAAGATGAGAAAAACTTAGCGGTGAACTACTACATAGCAGCCCACAGCAAATAG
- a CDS encoding HNH endonuclease, whose translation MSSAYIPAALRRQLLLESDQRCAYCRSSEIYTGAPLVVEHIVPRALKGKTTYNNLCLACHRCNEYKGGRIAAMDTLTKETVPLFNPRSQHWREHFMWSRDGIEIIGITPCGRATVEALRLNNENVVTARYVWTKVGFHPPFE comes from the coding sequence ATGAGTTCCGCTTACATCCCGGCGGCATTGCGCCGGCAATTACTTTTGGAAAGTGATCAGCGATGCGCCTATTGTCGGAGCTCGGAAATCTATACGGGCGCGCCACTGGTGGTGGAACATATTGTCCCGCGAGCTCTCAAGGGCAAAACGACATATAACAATCTTTGCCTTGCCTGCCATCGTTGCAATGAGTATAAAGGCGGTCGGATTGCAGCAATGGATACCCTGACCAAAGAAACCGTACCGCTTTTCAATCCGCGCTCGCAGCATTGGCGCGAGCATTTTATGTGGAGTCGCGATGGGATAGAAATCATCGGGATAACACCATGTGGGCGTGCAACTGTAGAGGCGTTACGATTAAATAATGAGAATGTCGTCACGGCTCGCTATGTTTGGACTAAAGTAGGATTTCACCCACCTTTTGAGTAG
- a CDS encoding glucosamine-6-phosphate deaminase, which produces MPTRETPSPVEQLALAQSGQKLRYSPTEKIGVIVVDNFPALGKLAALRFIEWVQQNSGGVVSLPTGKTPEHFIKWVKYFLRHWDDPKARQELEAGGIDPAIKPDMKSLHFVQIDEFYPIHPQQQNSFYYYVNMFYLQSFGFDRAKALLIDCSKIGLPEGKDLDDIWPDKIVDLSLRYRYGKNSHERLQKQVLEQVDQWCVEYEEKIRRLGGIGFFLGGIGPDGHIGFNVQGSDFYSTTRLTPTNYETQAAAATDLGGIEVSRQRLVITIGLATITFNPKCTAIIIAAGEAKAPIVTAAIQENKHIHHPATVLHDLPNARFYLTRGAAKYLIERQHEILVKSDTIDDETMERLIVDLAVQKRQRLRALTAADFAGNRLTQELLRKSAAGVEVMTQKVEQRLIQKIDRGRQTLQNQVFLHTEPHHDDLMLGYLPFIVRHIRDASNQHYFITLTSGFTAVTNQLVFRQLKNLKSFLERGAFDKLVDEDYFNPENEQGRNRDVWQYLDGIAANRRSVKEEGEARRLLRNLIFIFDDNNIDNLKHRIDELMNYFETQYPGKKDLPHIQRLKGMIREWESDCLWGYFGFNSASVMHARLGFYKGDIFTETPTIERDVLPMLEVLRKVNPNIVSVALDPEASGPDTHYKVLQVMSEALRLYEQESGRSDIQVWGYRNVWYRYHPSEADIIIPVSLNMFAVMENSFMNAFLSQKDASFPSYEHDGPFSELAQKIQVDQYHTLKICLGREYFNEHPSPLIRATRGLVFLKSLTLAEFYERSRALRRSTENL; this is translated from the coding sequence ATGCCCACACGCGAAACCCCATCGCCAGTCGAGCAGCTCGCGCTGGCGCAATCCGGCCAAAAGCTGCGCTATTCCCCCACTGAAAAAATCGGCGTCATCGTCGTGGATAATTTTCCGGCGCTCGGCAAGTTGGCGGCGCTGCGGTTCATCGAATGGGTGCAGCAAAACTCCGGCGGCGTGGTGTCGCTGCCCACCGGCAAAACGCCGGAGCATTTCATCAAATGGGTGAAATATTTTTTGCGGCATTGGGATGACCCGAAAGCGCGCCAGGAGCTGGAAGCCGGCGGCATCGATCCCGCGATCAAGCCGGACATGAAGAGCCTGCATTTCGTGCAGATCGACGAGTTTTATCCGATTCATCCGCAGCAGCAGAACAGTTTTTATTATTACGTCAACATGTTTTATCTGCAAAGCTTTGGCTTTGATCGCGCCAAGGCCTTGCTGATTGATTGCAGCAAAATCGGCCTGCCCGAGGGAAAGGATTTGGACGATATTTGGCCTGACAAAATCGTCGATCTTTCGCTGCGCTATCGTTACGGCAAAAATTCGCACGAGCGGCTGCAAAAACAGGTTTTGGAGCAAGTCGACCAGTGGTGCGTGGAGTATGAAGAGAAAATTCGCCGGCTGGGCGGCATCGGTTTTTTTCTCGGCGGCATCGGCCCGGACGGCCACATCGGCTTCAACGTGCAAGGCTCGGATTTTTACTCGACGACGCGACTGACGCCGACGAATTACGAAACGCAGGCCGCGGCCGCAACCGATCTCGGCGGCATCGAGGTGTCGCGGCAACGCCTGGTGATCACCATCGGTTTGGCGACGATCACTTTCAATCCGAAATGCACGGCGATCATCATTGCCGCCGGCGAGGCCAAAGCGCCGATTGTCACGGCCGCCATTCAAGAGAACAAACACATTCATCATCCCGCTACGGTTTTGCACGATTTGCCCAACGCGCGTTTTTATCTCACCCGGGGCGCGGCCAAGTATCTCATCGAACGCCAGCACGAAATTTTGGTGAAAAGCGATACCATCGATGACGAGACGATGGAACGCCTCATCGTCGATTTGGCGGTTCAGAAGCGGCAGCGCCTTCGCGCCCTGACGGCGGCAGATTTTGCCGGCAATCGTTTGACGCAGGAATTACTGCGTAAATCGGCCGCCGGCGTCGAGGTGATGACGCAAAAAGTCGAACAGCGCTTGATTCAAAAAATCGACCGCGGCCGGCAGACGCTGCAAAACCAGGTTTTCTTGCACACCGAGCCGCATCACGACGATCTCATGCTGGGGTATTTGCCGTTCATCGTGCGGCACATTCGCGATGCTTCCAATCAGCATTACTTCATCACCCTCACCAGCGGCTTCACGGCGGTGACCAATCAGCTCGTGTTCCGGCAGTTGAAGAATTTGAAAAGCTTTCTCGAACGCGGCGCGTTTGACAAACTGGTCGATGAAGATTATTTCAATCCCGAGAACGAGCAGGGCCGCAACCGCGACGTCTGGCAATATCTCGACGGCATTGCAGCGAACCGCCGCTCGGTCAAGGAAGAGGGCGAAGCCCGCCGCCTGCTGCGGAATTTGATTTTCATTTTTGACGACAACAACATCGACAATCTCAAGCACCGCATCGACGAGCTGATGAATTATTTCGAGACGCAATATCCCGGCAAAAAGGATTTGCCGCATATTCAGCGCTTGAAGGGCATGATTCGTGAGTGGGAGTCGGATTGTCTGTGGGGTTACTTTGGCTTCAATTCCGCCTCGGTCATGCACGCTCGCCTGGGTTTTTACAAGGGCGATATTTTCACCGAAACGCCGACCATCGAGCGCGACGTGCTGCCGATGCTGGAAGTGCTGCGCAAAGTCAATCCCAACATCGTGAGCGTGGCGCTCGACCCCGAAGCCAGCGGGCCGGACACGCATTACAAAGTTTTGCAAGTCATGTCCGAAGCGCTGCGATTATACGAGCAGGAATCGGGCAGATCGGATATTCAAGTGTGGGGCTATCGCAACGTGTGGTATCGCTATCATCCCTCGGAGGCCGACATCATCATCCCGGTTTCGCTCAACATGTTTGCGGTGATGGAAAATTCTTTCATGAATGCGTTTCTTTCCCAAAAAGACGCTTCTTTTCCGAGTTACGAACACGACGGCCCCTTTTCCGAGCTGGCGCAGAAAATTCAAGTCGACCAATATCACACACTCAAAATCTGCCTGGGCCGCGAATATTTCAACGAGCATCCCAGTCCGCTCATTCGCGCCACGCGGGGGCTGGTTTTTCTGAAGAGCTTGACGCTTGCTGAATTCTATGAGCGATCGCGGGCGTTGCGGAGGAGCACGGAGAATTTGTGA
- the thrB gene encoding homoserine kinase yields MQSITLRVPASTSNLGAGFDALGLAIDLPLTVKFTIAASKQKIRGRGEGAAIIAQEENNLLQQAFGRACREIGCVPPPLQVEMHNAIPLKRGLGSSGAAIVAGLVGANLLLGKKLSRRQILNLANEIEGHPENASASLLGGLTVNGVEEGEVLWQRFLPPADWVAAAFVPDLEIATHEARQVLPDVLPRVEAVHNIQRVAVLVAAFAKRNPALLKFGSRDWLHQPYRKALIPGFDDMVAAAYEKGALAAFLSGSGSTVMAIGLKRNAKKIASAMAKAASLHHLNGRAIVLKFAKRGTQILT; encoded by the coding sequence ATGCAATCAATCACCCTCCGCGTTCCGGCTTCCACTTCTAATCTCGGCGCCGGTTTCGATGCACTCGGCCTGGCGATTGATTTGCCGCTGACGGTAAAATTTACCATCGCTGCATCAAAGCAAAAAATTCGTGGTCGCGGCGAAGGCGCGGCAATAATCGCACAAGAGGAAAACAATCTGCTGCAACAGGCTTTTGGCCGCGCCTGCCGTGAAATCGGTTGCGTGCCGCCACCGTTGCAAGTTGAAATGCACAATGCCATTCCCCTCAAGCGCGGGCTGGGTTCGAGCGGCGCCGCGATTGTGGCGGGACTGGTTGGCGCAAATTTGCTTTTGGGAAAAAAACTTTCACGGCGGCAAATTCTCAATCTGGCCAACGAAATTGAAGGCCATCCGGAAAATGCCTCGGCGTCGTTGTTGGGTGGATTAACCGTGAACGGGGTGGAGGAGGGCGAGGTCCTGTGGCAGCGTTTTTTGCCGCCGGCAGATTGGGTGGCAGCGGCCTTTGTGCCGGATTTGGAAATTGCCACGCACGAGGCCCGGCAGGTTTTGCCGGATGTGTTGCCACGCGTTGAAGCCGTGCACAATATCCAACGCGTCGCCGTGCTGGTGGCTGCTTTCGCCAAACGCAATCCTGCCTTGCTCAAATTCGGCAGCCGGGATTGGTTGCATCAGCCTTATCGCAAGGCGTTGATTCCAGGATTTGATGACATGGTTGCAGCGGCTTATGAAAAGGGCGCCTTGGCGGCTTTCCTGAGCGGCTCCGGCTCAACGGTCATGGCGATTGGCTTGAAACGCAACGCCAAGAAAATTGCCTCGGCGATGGCCAAAGCCGCGTCACTGCATCACTTGAACGGCAGGGCCATTGTGTTGAAATTTGCAAAAAGAGGCACGCAAATTTTAACGTGA
- a CDS encoding DMT family transporter, with amino-acid sequence MPQRRRAIIFLVIASLLWSLGGLLIKLVNWNALAVAGMRSAIATLVLLIYLGRPRFHWSTAQIGGAVAYTFTVILFVLANKLTTAANAILLQYSAPVYVALFGAKFLGEKTRWFDWVTVVIVLGGMALFFADDLAAGNWLGNICAMLSAVSFSWLVLLLRKQKAGSPFESIVLGNLFAGLIGLPFMFESMPDAKSWLGLILLGVFQLGLSYIFYAAAVKHVSALEAVLIPVLEPLLNPIWVLLLIGETPGWWAGVGGTLVLLAVTGRGILQYKVNLAATSLPSHNSSSSPAPASH; translated from the coding sequence ATGCCACAACGACGCCGCGCCATCATCTTCCTCGTCATCGCTTCTCTTCTGTGGAGCCTCGGCGGCCTGCTCATCAAATTAGTCAATTGGAACGCGTTGGCCGTTGCCGGCATGCGCAGCGCCATCGCGACGCTGGTTTTGTTGATTTATTTGGGGCGGCCCCGTTTCCATTGGTCGACGGCGCAAATCGGTGGCGCAGTCGCGTACACTTTTACGGTGATCTTGTTCGTGCTTGCCAACAAGCTCACCACGGCGGCCAACGCCATTTTGCTGCAATACTCAGCCCCGGTTTATGTGGCATTGTTCGGCGCCAAATTTTTGGGCGAAAAAACCAGATGGTTCGACTGGGTGACGGTTGTTATTGTACTTGGTGGCATGGCCCTGTTTTTCGCCGACGACCTGGCCGCCGGCAACTGGCTGGGAAATATCTGCGCCATGCTCAGCGCCGTCTCTTTTTCCTGGTTGGTGCTTTTATTGCGTAAACAAAAAGCCGGCTCGCCATTTGAATCGATTGTGCTCGGCAACCTCTTTGCCGGGCTGATTGGGCTGCCGTTTATGTTTGAATCGATGCCGGATGCGAAAAGTTGGCTCGGCTTGATCCTGCTGGGGGTTTTTCAACTCGGCTTGTCTTACATTTTTTATGCCGCCGCTGTCAAACACGTTTCCGCTTTGGAAGCGGTTTTGATTCCCGTGCTCGAGCCGTTGCTCAATCCGATTTGGGTGCTTTTGCTCATCGGCGAAACCCCGGGATGGTGGGCTGGTGTTGGCGGCACGCTCGTGTTGCTTGCGGTAACGGGGCGGGGGATTCTCCAGTACAAAGTTAACCTTGCAGCTACGTCACTACCATCGCATAATTCTTCTTCCTCACCCGCGCCAGCTTCTCACTAA
- a CDS encoding P-loop NTPase — protein MIQDHDTDANSTETVISLTTENFLQGGPARVITVAGGKGGIGKTMICASLSMALAESGLRVTLVDADLGGANLHTVLGMYMPSKTLHDFIQRHVKTLEEVALPAPIEGLKLVCGAPGVVGLANIAHWEKLKMIRHLRKLEADYVVVDIGAGMSLNEIDLFNVGDITIVVANPEPTSIQECYNFLKVAIFRRLRREFVNSFVVQNLLDRCKDPSHANDRRLLTEIGEAIMRKDRREAVRFFKVVNDFSPKLILNRVFDYEETREGLALQIAAQDLLQIKLDYWGYMSYDPRIPQAVRELRPHDILAPESLNRHRFLTMIRKYLLGENVRYKRPGARVILPLLKKTGEAKDVTRLCSVQCPLWGNCPLQEGGLPCRMPEEEFSEKLARVRKKNYAMVVT, from the coding sequence ATGATTCAGGATCACGATACCGACGCCAATTCCACAGAAACGGTGATTTCACTAACCACGGAAAATTTCCTGCAGGGCGGGCCGGCCAGAGTGATTACCGTTGCCGGCGGCAAAGGCGGCATTGGCAAAACCATGATCTGTGCCAGCTTGTCGATGGCGCTGGCGGAGTCGGGCTTGCGGGTGACTTTGGTCGACGCCGATCTGGGCGGCGCGAATCTGCACACCGTGCTCGGCATGTACATGCCGAGCAAAACGCTGCATGATTTTATTCAACGCCACGTCAAAACTCTCGAAGAAGTCGCTCTGCCGGCGCCCATTGAGGGGCTCAAGTTGGTGTGCGGCGCGCCCGGCGTCGTCGGCTTGGCGAATATCGCGCATTGGGAAAAGCTGAAGATGATTCGACATTTGCGCAAATTGGAGGCGGATTATGTGGTGGTGGACATTGGCGCCGGCATGTCGTTGAATGAAATCGATCTGTTCAATGTTGGCGATATCACGATCGTCGTGGCCAATCCGGAGCCGACTTCGATTCAGGAGTGTTACAATTTTCTGAAAGTCGCGATTTTTCGCCGGCTGCGCCGTGAGTTTGTAAATTCATTTGTCGTGCAGAATTTGCTCGACCGCTGCAAAGATCCGAGCCACGCCAATGACCGGAGGTTGCTGACTGAAATCGGCGAGGCGATTATGCGCAAAGACCGGCGCGAGGCAGTGCGCTTTTTCAAGGTGGTCAATGATTTTTCGCCAAAGCTGATTCTCAATCGTGTGTTTGATTATGAGGAAACGCGCGAAGGCCTGGCGCTCCAAATCGCCGCGCAGGATTTGCTGCAAATCAAGCTCGATTATTGGGGCTACATGAGCTACGACCCGCGCATTCCACAGGCGGTGCGCGAGCTGCGACCGCATGATATTCTCGCGCCGGAGTCGCTAAATCGTCATCGCTTTTTGACGATGATCCGCAAATATCTGCTCGGTGAAAACGTGCGCTATAAACGCCCCGGCGCCCGTGTGATTTTACCGTTGCTCAAAAAAACCGGCGAAGCCAAAGATGTCACCCGCCTTTGCTCGGTGCAATGCCCCCTGTGGGGAAATTGCCCGCTGCAAGAAGGCGGCCTGCCGTGCCGCATGCCGGAGGAGGAGTTTAGTGAGAAGCTGGCGCGGGTGAGGAAGAAGAATTATGCGATGGTAGTGACGTAG
- a CDS encoding serine/threonine-protein phosphatase, with protein sequence MLHFASAGHLPMLIYRPTSGKVYLLNASGSPFGASVNTNLPANGFWDSASEAGAAINGPSVLKSERVALLQNDLLVLYSDGLLAARNASGEVWGRQRLLEFVRTFWISPIRKPAVVSWRAAS encoded by the coding sequence TTGCTGCATTTCGCCAGCGCCGGCCATTTGCCGATGTTGATTTACCGCCCAACCTCCGGTAAAGTTTATTTGTTGAATGCCTCCGGTTCCCCGTTTGGCGCGTCGGTGAACACCAATCTCCCAGCCAACGGCTTCTGGGATTCCGCCTCGGAAGCCGGCGCAGCCATAAACGGCCCCAGCGTGTTGAAAAGCGAACGCGTGGCGCTGCTGCAAAATGACTTGCTGGTTTTGTACAGCGATGGTTTGCTGGCCGCGCGCAATGCCTCGGGCGAGGTGTGGGGCCGGCAGCGCCTGCTCGAATTTGTGCGCACCTTTTGGATAAGCCCCATCCGGAAGCCTGCGGTTGTGAGTTGGAGAGCCGCTTCTTGA
- a CDS encoding chalcone isomerase family protein produces MISIFCFSATLVSAQKTFVEPGSKKSFPAEVSFSFDGTDYTLIATGASELKRTREDKSQSLFTLAHYIQTPPTGSALTIYDAILKSNSAKQVTMSFNDDIEAEKFGRIFARWFQRVGTTAELQKVKKSYDTLIEAISGAIKENDQYTFRWLSPGKLIVAVPGKPVKVINDAAFAQLFWKVWLGELSPLKRVDLVRLITS; encoded by the coding sequence GTGATAAGTATATTCTGCTTTTCAGCGACGCTGGTCTCGGCGCAAAAAACCTTTGTCGAGCCGGGCAGCAAAAAGTCCTTTCCTGCAGAAGTTTCTTTTTCTTTTGACGGAACTGACTACACGCTCATTGCCACCGGCGCTTCCGAGCTGAAAAGGACGCGCGAAGACAAGTCGCAAAGCTTGTTTACTCTGGCGCATTATATTCAAACACCGCCCACGGGATCGGCGCTGACCATTTATGACGCAATTCTCAAAAGCAACAGCGCCAAGCAGGTCACCATGAGTTTCAACGATGATATTGAGGCGGAAAAATTCGGGCGGATTTTTGCGCGATGGTTCCAGCGCGTCGGCACCACGGCGGAGTTGCAAAAAGTGAAGAAAAGCTACGACACGCTGATTGAAGCCATTTCGGGCGCGATTAAGGAGAATGATCAATACACGTTTCGCTGGCTGTCGCCCGGCAAGCTGATCGTGGCCGTTCCCGGCAAGCCGGTGAAGGTGATCAACGATGCGGCCTTTGCGCAATTGTTTTGGAAAGTGTGGCTGGGAGAATTGTCACCGCTTAAGCGCGTGGATTTGGTGCGGCTGATCACCTCTTAG
- a CDS encoding DUF5666 domain-containing protein codes for MKKFLFEFTLIAGLLFLAWAPPGHSQNQVGAKIDVFKTLKVGQWVQLEGVPQKDLSVLATEIKFLTGDFQDDDWEVFGEVRAVYRERKEFQILGLKVKVDDKTGFETKETAGKFKSFNDLKAGMLVEIEGSYLKDGTFLAEEVQDETKGKAEEAGTVTLVGKVEKFDPNQRKITVMGITFAITDKTQAKSKIK; via the coding sequence ATGAAAAAGTTTTTGTTCGAATTCACCTTGATTGCCGGCCTTTTGTTTTTGGCATGGGCGCCGCCTGGCCATTCGCAAAATCAGGTCGGGGCGAAGATTGATGTTTTCAAAACGCTGAAAGTCGGGCAATGGGTTCAGCTCGAAGGGGTTCCGCAAAAGGATTTGTCGGTTCTGGCAACCGAGATCAAGTTTTTGACCGGTGATTTTCAAGATGATGACTGGGAGGTTTTTGGCGAGGTGCGCGCCGTTTACCGCGAAAGAAAGGAGTTTCAAATTTTGGGCTTGAAAGTCAAGGTGGACGACAAAACAGGTTTTGAAACCAAGGAGACCGCCGGAAAATTCAAAAGTTTTAATGACCTGAAGGCCGGCATGCTGGTTGAAATTGAAGGATCGTATTTAAAAGACGGGACTTTTTTGGCCGAAGAAGTTCAGGATGAAACCAAAGGAAAGGCCGAAGAAGCCGGCACCGTGACTTTGGTCGGCAAGGTGGAGAAATTTGATCCGAACCAGCGGAAGATTACTGTGATGGGCATCACCTTTGCCATTACGGACAAGACCCAGGCCAAGTCCAAGATCAAGTAA